The following nucleotide sequence is from Alteromonas sp. V450.
CTTCACCGCCACCGGCGAATACTACGTCTTGCTTACCAAGTTGAATAAGCTCTAGCGCATTGCCAATACAGTGAGCACTGGTTGCACAGGCAGAAGCAATTGAATAGTTCACGCCGCGAATTTTAAACGGTGTAGCTAAGCAAGCCGATACCGTAGACGCCATACAGCGAGGTACCATGTATGGTCCCACACGCTTAACGCCCTTTTCGCGAAGAATGTCTGCAGAAAGCACTTGGTTTTCAGAAGACGCGCCACCTGAGCCAGCAATAATTCCTGTGCGCTCGTTTGAAATGTCGCTTTCTTCTAAACCAGAGTCTGCAATGGCTTGCTGCATCGCTACGTATGCGTAGCCTGCCGCATCGCCCATAAAACGCATGGCTTTACGGTCGATGTGCTCTTTTAAATCGATGTCGATGTTGCCCCAAACCTGGCTGCGAAGGCCCATTTCGGCGAACTGTTCTGAAAATGTAATTCCAGACTTACCCGCTTTAAGTGAAGCAAGTACGTCTTCTTTATTTACGCCGATGCTTGATACAATACCAAGACCGGTGATAACTGCTCTTCTCATAGTTTACCCTTTGCGTTGTTGCGGCTTATGGTAACGATTTTGAATGGTAAAGTGGTCTGCTCTGCCGATTGCCCCACAGGAATTAGTTAAACGTCAGCGTTGCAGCAACTGCCTTAGTACCGGGCTTATGTTTACAAACAGGAGGTTTCCCAGTTCCTTTCTTTTATCATTTTTACCGTCTGCGGCTACTTATTTTTTATTCTAATAAGTCCAATGTACCACGAATGCACAGGGTCATGACCAGCGTTAATTTATACCTTCACAAAACATTCAAATTGGCCTTAACATAAACTTTTGCGGAAAAACAAAAAGGCGACAGGTAGAATACGCGGCCAAACGTTCGAAATTTAGATAAAACTGAAGACTGCTGTGTTATTAAAAAAGCCAAGAACCATTGCTCTACGCATTTTCCAAAGTGCGGTACCGCGACTTTCTTTTGTGGTGGCTGCCTTTATCATTGCTTGTACAGCGACTGTCGCAGCAACGGCTGCGCCTGTTAGCCTTCCCGCACTTCCAGAGCCAGTTTCAAACAATGCGGTAGCGTCTATAACCATAAACGACACGCAATATGTAGTTAGTTTCATGGGACTGAGCAAAGGCAAAACCTATAAAGACGTGCATAATCGTGCTTGGCAGCTTGTTATCAACAACAAAGATAAACCTTTGCAGTGGCAAGCCCTTCCCCCAGTTCCATCCAGCCTTGCGCTGAAAGGCCGTTTAGCCTCAGTAGCAGTGGGCGTTGATGACAGCATTTATATTTTTGGCGGTTACACGGTTGATGAAGACCATAATGAAATTAGTACGCCAGATGTTTATAAATACGCTCCTGTAACTGGGCAATATACGCTATTGGCGCCTATGCCCGTCCCTGTTGATGATGCAACTGCGTTGGTCTATCAAGACCGCTACGTATACTTAGTTTCAGGCTGGCACAACGATGGCAACGTAAATCTTGTACAGGTTTATGATACGCAAACTAAAAAATGGCAACAGGCTAGCCCATTCTTAGGGAAACCGGTATTCGGTCAAGCTGGCGGTATCGTCGATAATATTATGATAATTTGTGACGGCGTTTCTGTAACACCGCACAGTGATAAACGCCGTAGCTTTGCTGCAGAAACGGCCTGCTTTAAAGGCGTAATTGATAAGCAAAACCCTTTTAAGATTGATTGGCGTACACTTGACCATCCAACAGGTACTGCGCGCTATCGCATGGCCGCTGCTGGCGATGAAGCCACTAACAAAATTCATTTTGTGGGCGGTTCAACAAATCCGTATAACTACAATGGTATTGGTTATAACGGTGAGCCTTCAACTGCTGATGAAGCCATATGGACCTTTGATTTAGCCGAAGGCACTTGGGTTATCTCGAAAACAGAAGCTGAAGCGCCTACGATGGATCATCGCGGATTAATTAACGTTAACGGTTCTTGGGTTACCGTAGGCGGTATGCTTGGCACACAGCGCGTG
It contains:
- a CDS encoding galactose oxidase; this encodes MLLKKPRTIALRIFQSAVPRLSFVVAAFIIACTATVAATAAPVSLPALPEPVSNNAVASITINDTQYVVSFMGLSKGKTYKDVHNRAWQLVINNKDKPLQWQALPPVPSSLALKGRLASVAVGVDDSIYIFGGYTVDEDHNEISTPDVYKYAPVTGQYTLLAPMPVPVDDATALVYQDRYVYLVSGWHNDGNVNLVQVYDTQTKKWQQASPFLGKPVFGQAGGIVDNIMIICDGVSVTPHSDKRRSFAAETACFKGVIDKQNPFKIDWRTLDHPTGTARYRMAAAGDEATNKIHFVGGSTNPYNYNGIGYNGEPSTADEAIWTFDLAEGTWVISKTEAEAPTMDHRGLINVNGSWVTVGGMLGTQRVTSKVTSHFSTLTEMSCSSTQRNPPDFAEQASNGQGVEVVNTALNLGCQHQNGKKGEK